Proteins encoded in a region of the Zea mays cultivar B73 chromosome 2, Zm-B73-REFERENCE-NAM-5.0, whole genome shotgun sequence genome:
- the LOC103649042 gene encoding calcium-dependent protein kinase 3-like — MANDEHLQRAFLFFDKDGNGFIEPEELREALVDDGATDSMEKVVDDILQEVDTDKDGKISYEEFVAMMKTGTDWRKASRHYSRGRFNSLSMKRWRSPASDASQAQQLQKILSCGALIDGMGSDFGYK, encoded by the exons ATGGCGAACGACGAGCATCTCCAGCGGGCCTTCCTGTTCTTCGACAAGGACGGCAACGGTTTCATCGAGCCCGAGGAGCTTCGAGAGGCTCTGGTGGACGACGGGGCGACCGACAGCATGGAGAAAGTGGTGGACGACATACTGCAAGAAGTCGACACCGACAAG GACGGCAAGATCAGCTACGAGGAATTTGTGGCGATGATGAAGACCGGTACGGACTGGAGAAAGGCGTCCCGGCACTACTCGAGAGGGAGGTTCAACAGCCTCAGCATGAAGCGCTGGCGTTCACCAGCATCTGATGCCTCGCAAGCCCAGCAACTCCAGAAGATCCTATCCTGTGGCGCGCTAATTGACGGCATGGGGAGCGACTTCGGTTACAAGTAA